The following proteins come from a genomic window of Dermacentor albipictus isolate Rhodes 1998 colony chromosome 8, USDA_Dalb.pri_finalv2, whole genome shotgun sequence:
- the LOC135913760 gene encoding uncharacterized protein isoform X2: MFSEIICKPFENVGAAVASLAPGGLPPPSSPPPAPLDPSDPLLTNPTVALAVKSFRNMRSAALTPVARRLRDIMIKRQQLRQQQQQQMALQPQVSPGGGGGVQDWTEVSIACPPPGTNLAGRRPVKGRRPLIPPGQLLRETLGADVLLLLGALLAFLGSAVTLLATYGRFGNPESRPTVLGLGPPLVGIGFVFCMLRLFFCKPQKIKNACCGWLLAARVHPSRGGSRTPVNVATAAAPRVADHAVSFDATRFSQTWTIT; the protein is encoded by the coding sequence GCGCAGCCGTGGCGTCCCTGGCGCCGGGCGGTCTACCGCCGCCGTCGTCTCCTCCGCCGGCGCCGCTGGACCCCAGCGACCCGCTCCTCACCAACCCGACGGTGGCGTTGGCCGTCAAGTCGTTCCGCAACATGCGCAGCGCCGCGTTGACGCCCGTCGCCCGGCGGCTCCGAGACATCATGATCAAGCGCCAGCAGCtgagacaacagcagcagcagcagatggcGCTGCAGCCGCAAGTGAGcccgggcggcggcggcggcgtccagGACTGGACCGAGGTCAGCATCGCCTGCCCGCCGCCCGGCACCAACCTGGCCGGCCGGAGGCCCGTCAAGGGCCGCAGGCCGCTCATACCTCCGGGCCAGCTGCTTCGGGAAACCCTCGGAGCAGACGTGCTGCTCCTGCTGGGCGCTCTGCTCGCGTTCCTCGGCTCGGCGGTCACGCTGCTCGCGACGTACGGCCGGTTCGGCAACCCGGAGTCCCGGCCGACCGTGCTCGGGCTTGGGCCGCCCCTGGTGGGCATCGGGTTCGTGTTCTGCATGCTGAGACTGTTCTTCTGCAAGCCGCAGAAGATCAAGAACGCCTGCTGCGGTTGGCTGCTGGCCGCGCGCGTGCATCCGAGTCGCGGGGGAAGCCGGACGCCGGTCAACGTGGCCACCGCCGCGGCGCCTCGGGTGGCCGACCACGCCGTCTCGTTCGACGCGACGCGCTTCAGCCAGACTTGGACTATCACGTGA